Proteins from a single region of Deltaproteobacteria bacterium:
- a CDS encoding bifunctional 2-methylcitrate dehydratase/aconitate hydratase encodes MTDVSVRDAQRPRPDAVLSDMAAYALSAGPFSDEARETARLCLMDSLGCALAALEFPACTKLLGPVVPGAVMPGGVRVPGTAWELDPVQAAFNIGAMIRWLDFNDTFLAAEWGHPSDNLGAIIAVADYLDRRAGDGAGAVTMGDVLTGMIKAHEIQGVMALENSFNRVGLDHVLLVRVASTAVAAAMLGGDEEQVVNALSNAWIDGGALRTYRHAPNTGSRKSWAAGDAAGRAVRLALMARQGEMGYPSALSAKGWGYYDVLFNGRPFTFSQPYGSYVMENVLFKISFPAEFHAQTAVEAALELHGAVKDRLDDVERVVLETQEAGSRIIDKTGPLDNPADRDHCLQYMVAVPLIHGELTARHYEDEVARDPRIDALRDKMEVRENPQFTVDYMDPDKRAIGNAVQVHFKDGSATARVEVPYPIGHRRRRGEAVPLLEEKFERHLTAHLPAAQCDAILRTCASRDVLATMRVRDFMDHWVVTDR; translated from the coding sequence ATGACTGACGTTTCCGTGCGCGACGCCCAACGGCCCCGGCCCGACGCGGTCCTTTCCGACATGGCCGCCTACGCCCTCTCCGCCGGGCCGTTCTCCGATGAGGCGCGGGAGACCGCGCGTCTGTGTCTCATGGACAGCCTGGGCTGCGCCCTGGCGGCGCTCGAGTTTCCAGCATGCACCAAGCTCCTGGGACCGGTGGTGCCCGGCGCGGTCATGCCCGGGGGCGTGCGCGTGCCGGGCACGGCCTGGGAGCTGGACCCGGTCCAGGCCGCCTTCAACATCGGCGCCATGATCCGCTGGCTCGACTTCAACGACACCTTCCTGGCAGCGGAATGGGGCCACCCCTCGGACAACCTGGGCGCGATCATCGCGGTGGCGGACTACCTCGACCGCCGCGCGGGCGACGGGGCCGGCGCCGTCACCATGGGCGACGTGCTGACAGGCATGATCAAGGCGCACGAGATCCAGGGCGTCATGGCGCTGGAGAACAGCTTCAACCGCGTGGGGCTGGACCACGTGCTCTTGGTGCGGGTAGCCAGCACCGCGGTGGCGGCGGCCATGCTCGGCGGCGACGAAGAACAGGTGGTGAACGCGCTGTCCAACGCCTGGATCGACGGCGGCGCGCTGCGCACCTACCGGCACGCGCCCAACACCGGCTCGCGCAAGAGTTGGGCCGCCGGCGACGCCGCCGGCAGGGCGGTGCGGCTGGCGCTCATGGCGCGCCAGGGCGAGATGGGCTATCCGTCGGCGCTTTCGGCCAAGGGCTGGGGCTACTACGACGTGCTGTTCAACGGCCGGCCGTTCACGTTCAGCCAGCCCTACGGCAGCTACGTCATGGAAAACGTGCTGTTCAAGATCTCCTTCCCCGCGGAGTTCCACGCCCAGACCGCGGTGGAGGCGGCGCTGGAACTGCACGGCGCGGTCAAGGACCGCCTCGACGACGTCGAGCGCGTAGTCCTCGAGACCCAGGAAGCGGGTTCGCGCATCATCGACAAGACCGGACCGCTGGACAACCCCGCGGACCGGGACCACTGCCTGCAGTACATGGTGGCGGTGCCGCTGATCCATGGCGAGCTCACCGCGCGGCACTACGAGGACGAAGTGGCCCGGGACCCGCGCATCGACGCGCTGCGCGACAAGATGGAGGTGCGGGAGAACCCGCAATTCACGGTCGACTACATGGACCCCGACAAGCGCGCCATCGGCAACGCGGTTCAGGTGCACTTCAAGGACGGCAGCGCCACGGCGCGGGTGGAAGTGCCCTACCCCATCGGCCACCGCAGGCGCCGGGGCGAAGCCGTGCCGCTACTGGAAGAGAAGTTCGAGCGCCATTTGACCGCGCACCTTCCCGCGGCCCAGTGCGACGCGATACTCCGGACGTGCGCGTCACGCGACGTCCTGGCAACGATGCGGGTGCGTGACTTCATGGACCATTGGGTGGTGACAGACCGATAG
- the prpB gene encoding methylisocitrate lyase — protein MEHEKSPGARFRRAVREERPLQVVGAINAYCALLAERQGFRALYLSGAGVANASFAQPDLGITTLNDVLEDVRRITAASPLPLLVDIDTGWGTAFNISRTIREMIRAGAAAVHMEDQVAAKRCGHRPNKQIVSTDEMVDRIKAAADGRTDEPFVIMARTDAFASEGLDAALERVRRYVEAGADMIFPEAVYTLGHYRAFCENVEVPVLANLTEFGKTPLFGVDELREAGVGLVLYPLSAFRAMSQTAMDVYRTIRQDGTQSSLTERMQTREQLYDVLGYHAYEQKLDALFSKE, from the coding sequence ATGGAACACGAGAAATCACCCGGAGCCAGGTTCCGGCGCGCCGTGCGGGAAGAACGCCCGCTGCAGGTGGTGGGCGCCATCAACGCCTACTGCGCGCTGCTGGCCGAGCGCCAGGGCTTTCGCGCGCTCTATCTTTCCGGTGCGGGAGTGGCCAACGCCTCCTTCGCCCAGCCGGACCTGGGCATCACCACCCTGAACGACGTGCTCGAGGATGTGCGCCGGATCACCGCGGCGAGCCCCTTGCCGCTGCTGGTGGACATCGACACCGGCTGGGGCACGGCTTTCAACATCTCCCGCACCATACGCGAAATGATCCGGGCCGGGGCGGCCGCGGTCCATATGGAGGACCAGGTCGCGGCCAAGCGCTGCGGCCACCGGCCCAACAAGCAAATCGTCTCCACCGACGAGATGGTGGACCGCATCAAGGCGGCGGCCGACGGACGCACCGACGAACCGTTCGTGATCATGGCGCGCACCGACGCGTTCGCCAGCGAAGGGCTGGACGCGGCGCTGGAGCGGGTGCGGCGGTACGTCGAGGCGGGCGCGGACATGATCTTCCCCGAGGCAGTGTACACGCTGGGGCACTACCGCGCCTTCTGCGAAAACGTGGAGGTGCCGGTGCTCGCCAACCTGACCGAGTTCGGCAAGACGCCCCTGTTCGGCGTCGACGAGCTCAGGGAGGCCGGGGTCGGGCTCGTGCTCTATCCCCTGTCCGCGTTCCGCGCCATGAGCCAGACCGCCATGGACGTCTACCGCACCATCCGCCAGGACGGCACCCAGAGCAGCCTGACCGAGCGGATGCAGACCCGCGAGCAGCTCTACGACGTGCTCGGCTACCACGCCTACGAGCAGAAGCTGGACGCGCTGTTCAGCAAGGAATAG
- a CDS encoding histidine phosphatase family protein encodes MEATYVIAVRHGETEWNTEGRRQGHLDSTLTAKGRAQAEALAQRFTPDSCNAIYSSDLGRAYETARTIAEKTGHEVVSDPRLRERNLGIFQGLDGDEIRKRYPTEYEEHRKGGADHAVPSGESFRQQSARNMECLEVLARRHEGKSIMVVTHGGVLSALFRHTLSIPLDAPRRFSFKNASVNLFKFQDGTWGLETWGDITHLQRVGALDLSYF; translated from the coding sequence ATGGAGGCGACCTACGTCATCGCCGTGCGGCACGGCGAGACCGAGTGGAACACGGAGGGGCGGCGCCAGGGGCACCTCGACAGCACGCTCACGGCCAAGGGGCGCGCGCAGGCGGAAGCGCTGGCGCAGCGGTTCACTCCGGACAGTTGCAACGCCATCTACAGCAGCGACCTGGGGCGCGCCTACGAGACCGCCAGGACCATCGCGGAAAAGACCGGACATGAGGTCGTGTCCGACCCGCGCCTGCGCGAGCGCAACCTCGGCATCTTTCAGGGGCTCGACGGCGACGAGATCCGTAAACGTTACCCGACGGAGTACGAGGAGCACCGCAAGGGCGGAGCGGACCACGCGGTGCCGTCGGGAGAGAGTTTCCGGCAACAGTCCGCGCGCAACATGGAGTGCCTGGAAGTGTTGGCCCGGCGCCACGAGGGCAAGAGCATCATGGTGGTCACCCACGGCGGCGTCCTGAGCGCTCTGTTCCGGCACACCCTGTCCATCCCGCTGGACGCACCCCGGCGCTTTTCGTTCAAGAACGCCAGCGTCAACCTTTTCAAGTTCCAGGACGGCACCTGGGGGTTGGAGACCTGGGGCGACATCACCCATCTCCAGCGGGTGGGCGCCCTGGACCTGTCCTATTTCTGA
- a CDS encoding cupin domain-containing protein, translating into MEAQTFSVKTPCITGGRSHMPLVRTDVLMSGLNYYAPGRKNKLHTHPGEDHMFVVLDGEATFFDKDQKATVLGKGEGILLPEGVYYQFESTGDTALALLRFAAYKSDRKDIRRVDATGENARTEDEMDYVCVDGEVVEGEEWTLG; encoded by the coding sequence ATGGAAGCTCAGACCTTTTCAGTAAAGACCCCCTGCATCACCGGCGGCCGCAGCCACATGCCGCTGGTTCGGACCGACGTCCTGATGAGCGGCCTCAACTACTATGCCCCCGGCCGCAAGAACAAGCTCCACACCCACCCCGGCGAGGACCACATGTTCGTCGTGCTCGACGGCGAGGCCACCTTCTTCGACAAGGACCAGAAGGCTACGGTCCTGGGAAAGGGCGAGGGCATCCTTCTTCCCGAAGGGGTCTACTACCAGTTCGAGAGCACCGGCGACACCGCGCTCGCGCTGCTGCGCTTCGCCGCCTACAAATCGGACCGAAAAGACATCCGGCGAGTCGACGCGACAGGGGAGAACGCCCGGACCGAGGACGAGATGGACTACGTCTGCGTCGATGGCGAAGTCGTCGAGGGGGAGGAGTGGACGCTGGGGTGA
- a CDS encoding ATP-binding protein gives MKIQRQVHHTVLTDLEQFPAVAILGPRQAGKTTLAKAVISSRPNTLYLDLERPSHLSRLQDPETFLSLHRDKLVCIDEVQLRPDLFPLLRSLVDEDRRAGRFLILGSSSPELLRQSSETLAGRLSYVYITPFHQKELERPEKGPTDWRRLLWRGGFPSSYLATTDGRSFRWRESYIQTFVERDLRQFGIDLTPQYMRRLWLMCCHLHGQIVNYSALGQSLDRTHPTLKRHIDILEATFMMRRLPPFAVNTKKRLVKSPKLYVRDSGLLTCLLELDSFDKLYGHPVYGACWEGFALENVLSLLQPRGMYGFFRTRTGEEIDLVVERDGKRIGFEFKTSSNPSLTKGSRTAVDLLDLDRLFVVVPQGSAYPIDTDRVWVTPLDEIENHI, from the coding sequence ATGAAGATCCAACGGCAAGTCCACCATACGGTCCTCACGGATCTGGAACAGTTTCCGGCGGTGGCCATCCTCGGACCGCGGCAGGCAGGGAAGACCACTCTTGCCAAGGCGGTGATATCGTCACGCCCGAATACTCTGTACCTGGACCTCGAACGCCCATCCCACCTGTCCCGTTTACAGGACCCGGAGACCTTTCTCTCCCTGCACCGTGACAAGTTGGTGTGCATCGACGAGGTGCAACTGCGGCCCGACCTGTTCCCGCTGTTGCGTTCGTTGGTCGACGAGGACCGTCGTGCCGGGCGGTTCCTGATCCTCGGTTCGTCTTCTCCCGAGCTTCTTCGGCAGTCTTCCGAGACTCTCGCGGGGCGGCTGTCCTATGTCTACATCACCCCGTTCCATCAGAAAGAGTTGGAACGGCCGGAGAAGGGACCCACGGACTGGCGTAGGTTGTTGTGGCGCGGCGGGTTCCCTTCCAGTTACCTGGCAACCACGGACGGCCGCAGCTTTCGCTGGCGCGAGAGCTACATACAGACCTTCGTCGAGCGCGACTTGCGTCAGTTCGGAATCGATCTGACACCGCAATACATGCGGCGGCTCTGGCTCATGTGCTGCCACCTGCACGGCCAGATCGTGAACTACTCGGCCCTCGGGCAATCCCTGGACCGAACGCACCCCACCCTGAAGAGGCACATCGACATCCTCGAAGCCACGTTCATGATGCGCCGGCTACCGCCCTTCGCCGTCAACACAAAGAAGCGGTTGGTCAAATCGCCCAAGCTCTATGTACGGGATTCCGGGCTGCTGACCTGCCTGCTGGAACTGGACAGCTTCGACAAGTTGTACGGCCATCCGGTCTACGGTGCGTGCTGGGAAGGGTTTGCGCTGGAGAACGTTCTTTCTCTGCTTCAGCCGCGAGGGATGTACGGCTTTTTCAGGACGCGCACCGGAGAGGAAATCGATTTGGTTGTGGAGCGCGACGGGAAACGGATCGGGTTCGAGTTCAAGACTTCATCGAACCCCAGCCTCACCAAGGGAAGCCGGACGGCCGTCGATCTGCTGGACCTGGACAGGCTGTTCGTCGTGGTGCCGCAGGGAAGCGCCTACCCCATCGACACGGACCGCGTTTGGGTGACGCCGCTGGACGAGATCGAAAATCACATCTGA